From Rhodovastum atsumiense, a single genomic window includes:
- the tnpB gene encoding IS66 family insertion sequence element accessory protein TnpB (TnpB, as the term is used for proteins encoded by IS66 family insertion elements, is considered an accessory protein, since TnpC, encoded by a neighboring gene, is a DDE family transposase.), giving the protein MATRPVDFRKGVHGLVALVADVMCADPYGGDVFVFRSKRNDRVKLLAWDGSGIVLATKWLENGRFVWPPVQDGAMSLSASQLALLLDGLSWSHAVAAPVRRPVWPSGTRNPSGTTAATLV; this is encoded by the coding sequence ATGGCGACGCGGCCGGTGGATTTCCGAAAGGGGGTGCACGGCTTGGTCGCGTTGGTGGCAGATGTAATGTGCGCTGATCCGTACGGCGGAGATGTTTTCGTGTTCCGCTCGAAGCGAAACGATCGTGTCAAACTGCTGGCATGGGACGGTAGCGGAATTGTGTTAGCGACAAAGTGGTTGGAAAATGGACGATTCGTCTGGCCACCGGTCCAGGACGGCGCAATGAGCTTGTCTGCGAGCCAGCTGGCTCTGCTGTTGGACGGGCTGTCGTGGTCGCACGCGGTGGCGGCCCCTGTCAGACGGCCTGTCTGGCCGTCTGGGACGAGAAATCCCTCTGGTACGACCGCGGCCACGCTGGTATAG
- the tnpA gene encoding IS66-like element accessory protein TnpA → MDGMARDGGLASRVSAGGGRRQWSAAQKAAIVAESYAAGVRVSEVAARHGVNESLVFTWRRQARTSQAMVASERANEELQSSPASFVPVMLCDDAAADQRLQRAAGSIEIAVADVSIRVTVGADAATLAMVLAAVRGVG, encoded by the coding sequence ATGGACGGGATGGCAAGGGATGGTGGTCTGGCGAGCCGGGTGAGCGCAGGGGGCGGGCGCCGGCAGTGGTCGGCAGCGCAAAAGGCGGCGATTGTAGCGGAGAGCTATGCGGCCGGTGTGCGAGTGTCGGAGGTTGCGGCCCGGCATGGTGTGAACGAAAGCCTTGTGTTTACCTGGCGGCGGCAGGCGAGGACCTCGCAAGCGATGGTGGCGAGTGAAAGAGCAAACGAGGAATTGCAGTCCTCACCAGCGTCGTTTGTACCGGTGATGCTTTGTGATGACGCAGCTGCGGATCAGCGGCTTCAGCGGGCGGCCGGCAGCATTGAGATTGCGGTGGCGGATGTGAGCATCCGGGTCACGGTGGGCGCGGATGCGGCGACGCTGGCGATGGTGTTGGCGGCGGTGCGAGGGGTGGGGTGA
- a CDS encoding IS1/IS1595 family N-terminal zinc-binding domain-containing protein: MVTVRQHRWPDGVRCPECDSAMVIRNGHDEGQPHRQRYLCKACHGRFDDLSGTVLAGHHQPLRVWVLCLYLMGLNLSNRQIAQELDLGTSDVQAMTEQLRQGLVARTPAAKLEGAVEIDEVYVVAGHKGQPTEVAKRVRIPTKTAGDSDASQPPVPRQTSRAFR; this comes from the coding sequence ATGGTTACTGTGCGTCAACATCGCTGGCCGGACGGCGTGCGCTGTCCCGAGTGCGACAGTGCCATGGTGATCCGCAACGGCCACGACGAAGGGCAGCCACATCGACAGCGCTATCTTTGCAAGGCTTGCCACGGACGTTTCGACGACCTCAGCGGCACGGTGCTGGCGGGACACCACCAGCCGCTGCGCGTATGGGTCCTGTGCCTCTACCTAATGGGGTTGAACCTTTCCAACCGGCAGATTGCCCAGGAACTGGATCTGGGTACCTCGGATGTGCAGGCCATGACCGAGCAGCTCCGCCAAGGGCTGGTGGCCCGAACACCGGCCGCGAAGCTGGAAGGCGCCGTGGAAATCGATGAAGTCTATGTCGTGGCTGGACACAAGGGCCAACCGACAGAGGTCGCAAAAAGGGTGCGTATTCCGACGAAAACAGCCGGCGATTCCGACGCAAGCCAGCCACCTGTTCCGAGGCAAACCAGCCGGGCATTCCGATGA
- the istB gene encoding IS21-like element helper ATPase IstB: protein MLTHPTSDRLRELGLAGMARALEDQRRQPDLSDLCFEDRLGLLVDQEVLERDNRRLRIRLRFAGLRQQAAPENIDWRTSRGLDRPLFQKLLMGEWIERHENILVTGPTGTGKTWLSCALGHRACRDNRSVLYHRVPRLLEALGIARGDGRYARMLKSLARVQVLILDDWGITPLTAEQRRDLLEVVDDRHGRASTIITSQLPVELWHQHIDNPTIADAVLDRLVHGAHRIELKGESLRKLQAGKQPRLDE, encoded by the coding sequence ATGCTCACCCACCCGACCAGTGACCGCCTGCGCGAGCTCGGTCTCGCCGGTATGGCTCGCGCGCTCGAGGACCAGCGTCGCCAGCCGGACCTCTCCGACCTCTGCTTTGAGGACCGGCTCGGCCTGCTTGTCGACCAGGAGGTACTGGAGCGCGACAACCGGCGGCTACGGATCCGTCTGCGCTTTGCCGGCCTGCGCCAGCAGGCAGCGCCGGAAAACATCGACTGGCGCACCTCTCGCGGCCTCGACCGTCCCCTGTTTCAGAAGTTGCTCATGGGCGAGTGGATCGAGCGCCATGAGAATATTCTCGTCACTGGGCCGACCGGTACCGGCAAAACCTGGCTGTCATGCGCCCTTGGTCATCGTGCCTGCCGTGACAACCGCTCCGTCCTTTATCACCGCGTGCCGCGGCTGCTGGAGGCCCTCGGCATCGCCCGTGGCGACGGGCGCTATGCACGTATGCTCAAAAGCCTGGCGCGGGTGCAGGTGCTGATCCTCGACGACTGGGGCATTACGCCGCTGACTGCCGAACAGCGGCGCGACCTGCTGGAGGTGGTCGATGACCGGCACGGTCGCGCCTCCACCATCATTACCAGCCAGTTGCCCGTGGAACTCTGGCATCAGCACATCGACAACCCGACTATCGCCGACGCGGTGCTCGACCGCCTCGTGCACGGTGCCCATCGCATCGAGCTCAAGGGGGAGTCACTGCGCAAGCTGCAGGCGGGCAAGCAGCCCCGGCTTGACGAGTAG
- the istA gene encoding IS21 family transposase gives MPGQRLPMRQVREVLRLKHVCGQSGHRIAAAVGISRYTVAEYLRRATVVGITWPVPPELDDAALERKLFTPPFVAEPTRPQPEWTRIHAELRRPGVTLLLLWEEYRAGQPDGYGYSRFCDLYAEWRGRLSPTMRQAHPAGERLFVDYAGQTVAVIDAATGATRAAQIFVAALGASNLVYAEARWSQGLADWIGCHVNTFAAFGGVTRQIVCDNLKAGVTAACRYEPGINRSYAEMAAHYGTAVVPARVRRPRDKAKVEVAVQVVQRWILARLRHRRFFSLADLNGAIRDLVTDLNARPMRHLGISRQALFERLERAVLLPLPAEPYAYAEWHRCRAGLDYHIELHGHFYSVPYRLARTVIEARVTEATVELFHGGTRVASHARSPQCPGQTTTPGHMPSAHRRHAEWTPTRLLQEAAAIGPATAELIKALLADKPHPEQGFRAGLGILRLVRGYGPTRVEAACRRGLDIGARSYGSVQSILRNNLDRLPTQSASEEKPQLHSNIRGSRYYH, from the coding sequence ATGCCAGGCCAGAGACTGCCGATGCGTCAGGTTCGAGAAGTTCTTCGTCTCAAGCACGTTTGCGGCCAGAGTGGTCACCGGATTGCCGCGGCGGTCGGTATCAGCCGCTACACGGTGGCCGAGTATCTGCGCCGGGCCACGGTGGTCGGGATCACCTGGCCGGTGCCGCCCGAACTCGACGACGCGGCACTGGAACGCAAGCTGTTCACCCCACCTTTCGTGGCGGAGCCAACGCGCCCGCAACCGGAATGGACGCGGATCCACGCGGAGCTGCGTCGTCCCGGAGTGACGCTGCTTCTGCTCTGGGAGGAATACCGGGCCGGGCAACCGGATGGGTATGGCTACAGCCGCTTTTGCGACCTCTATGCCGAGTGGCGGGGGCGGCTGTCGCCGACGATGCGTCAGGCCCACCCTGCTGGCGAGCGACTGTTTGTCGACTACGCCGGGCAGACGGTGGCGGTGATCGACGCGGCCACCGGGGCGACGCGGGCCGCGCAGATCTTCGTCGCCGCCCTCGGCGCGTCCAACCTGGTCTATGCCGAAGCACGCTGGAGCCAGGGGCTGGCGGATTGGATTGGCTGCCACGTCAATACCTTTGCCGCCTTCGGCGGGGTCACCCGCCAGATCGTCTGCGACAACCTCAAGGCCGGCGTCACCGCCGCCTGCCGCTACGAGCCGGGGATCAACCGTAGCTACGCGGAGATGGCCGCCCACTACGGCACCGCCGTCGTGCCGGCGCGGGTGCGTCGGCCACGCGACAAGGCCAAGGTCGAAGTGGCTGTCCAGGTCGTGCAACGGTGGATCCTGGCCCGGCTGCGGCACCGGCGGTTCTTCTCTCTGGCGGACCTGAACGGCGCGATCCGGGACCTGGTCACCGACCTCAACGCCCGGCCGATGCGCCATCTCGGCATCAGCCGGCAGGCCCTGTTCGAGCGTCTCGAGCGCGCCGTCCTATTGCCGCTGCCGGCGGAGCCCTATGCCTATGCCGAGTGGCATCGCTGCCGGGCCGGGCTCGACTACCACATTGAGTTGCATGGGCATTTCTACTCCGTACCTTACCGCTTGGCGCGGACGGTGATCGAAGCCCGGGTCACCGAGGCAACGGTCGAGCTATTCCATGGCGGCACGCGGGTGGCCAGCCACGCGCGCAGCCCGCAGTGCCCAGGTCAGACCACGACGCCTGGCCATATGCCGAGCGCACACCGACGCCATGCCGAGTGGACGCCGACCCGGCTGCTGCAGGAAGCCGCCGCGATCGGCCCCGCCACGGCCGAACTGATCAAGGCCCTGCTCGCCGACAAGCCCCATCCCGAGCAGGGGTTCCGGGCCGGGTTGGGCATCCTGCGCCTGGTGCGCGGCTACGGGCCCACCCGTGTCGAGGCGGCTTGTCGGCGCGGATTGGACATCGGCGCCCGCTCCTACGGCTCGGTGCAGTCGATCCTACGCAACAACCTCGACCGCCTGCCGACGCAGTCCGCGTCGGAGGAAAAGCCGCAGCTGCACAGCAACATTCGCGGCAGCCGCTATTACCACTGA
- a CDS encoding IS1595 family transposase, giving the protein MRRNTHKKGQPGRRRRLPGAPGRGTLEKEKPPILGLIQRGGQVILHMLANVQQATIKPIITQAVGPGTLIHTDEYDIYARLPAWGYAHKTVCHAHGEYARDEDGDGFCEVHVNTIEGFWSLLRSWLRPHRGISQDKLPLYLGFFQFVHNARRRGKALLSALVSGLVG; this is encoded by the coding sequence TTGCGTCGGAATACGCACAAAAAGGGGCAGCCGGGACGACGTCGCAGGCTCCCGGGTGCGCCGGGACGCGGCACTCTGGAAAAGGAGAAACCGCCGATCCTCGGCCTGATCCAGCGTGGCGGACAGGTGATCCTGCACATGCTGGCCAACGTGCAACAGGCGACCATCAAGCCGATCATCACGCAGGCGGTTGGACCAGGCACGCTGATCCATACCGACGAATACGACATCTACGCCCGGCTGCCAGCCTGGGGCTACGCGCACAAGACGGTCTGCCACGCTCACGGCGAGTATGCGCGCGATGAAGATGGCGATGGGTTCTGTGAAGTTCACGTCAATACCATCGAGGGTTTCTGGTCGCTGCTGCGCTCCTGGCTTCGCCCTCACCGTGGCATCTCGCAGGACAAGCTGCCGCTCTATCTCGGCTTCTTCCAGTTCGTGCACAACGCCCGGCGCCGCGGCAAGGCCCTGCTCAGTGCCCTCGTGAGCGGTCTGGTCGGGTGA